In a genomic window of Theropithecus gelada isolate Dixy chromosome 15, Tgel_1.0, whole genome shotgun sequence:
- the LOC112607601 gene encoding olfactory receptor 13C7-like codes for MGKSNQSFVTEFVLLGLSGYPELEAIYFVLVLCMYLVILLGNGVIIIVSVYDTHLHTPMYFFLSNLSFLDICYTSSSIPLFLSSFLTSKKTISFSGCGVQMFLSFAMGATECVLLSMMAFDRDVAICNPLRYPIIMSKASYVSMAAGSWIGGGTNSVWQTSLAMRLPFCGDNVINHFTCEILAVLKLACANISINIISMVVANMIFLIGPVLFIFVTYVCILSTILRIPSAEGRRKAFSTCSAHLTVVIIFYGTILFMYAKPKAKDCSGADKEQVTDKIISLFYGVVTPMLNPLIYSLKNKDVKAAVKGILCQKCFSEGM; via the coding sequence atgGGAAAGTCCAATCAGTCTTTTGTGACAGAATTTGTCCTGCTGGGGCTTTCTGGCTACCCAGAGCTAGAGGCCATTTACTTTGTGCTGGTCCTATGTATGTATTTGGTGATCCTGTTGGGAAATGGAGTCATCATCATTGTGAGTGTTTATGACACCCACTTGCACACCCCCATGTACTTTTTCCTCAGTAACTTATCATTCTTGGACATCTGCTACACTAGTTCATCTATTCCACTCTTTCTCAGCAGCTTCTTAACTTCAAAGAAAACTATTTCCTTCTCTGGGTGTGGAGTGCAaatgtttctctcttttgctATGGGAGCAACAGAGTGTGTCCTTCTAAGTATGATGGCGTTTGACCGCGATGTGGCCATCTGTAACCCTCTACGATACCCTATCATCATGAGCAAGGCTTCATACGTGTCCATGGCTGCTGGGTCCTGGATTGGAGGAGGCACCAATTCTGTGTGGCAAACCTCCCTTGCAATGCGGCTTCCTTTCTGTGGAGATAACGTCATTAATCATTTTACTTGTGAAATCTTGGCTGTCTTAAAATTGGCCTGTGCTAATATCTCCATTAATATTATTAGCATGGTTGTTGCTAATATGATTTTTCTTATAGGAccagtactttttatttttgttacatatgtttgTATTCTCTCCACCATCCTGAGAATTCCTTCTGCAGAAGGAAGGCGCAAAGCCTTCTCCACCTGCTCTGCCCACCTAACAGTGGTGATTATATTCTACGGAACCATCCTTTTCATGTATGCAAAGCCCAAGGCTAAAGACTGTTCTGGAGCAGACAAAGAACAAGTCACAGACAAAATCATCTCCCTCTTCTATGGAGTGGTGACACCTATGCTTAATCCTCTCATTTATAGTTTGAAAAACAAAGATGTGAAGGCAGCTGTGAAGGGTATACTGTGTCAAAAATGCTTCTCGGAAGGAATGTAa